The following DNA comes from Marinilactibacillus sp. Marseille-P9653.
GTCAGCTGAGTAAGGATGCATATTGGGAAGCAGCTTATGTAGATAGAATTAGACGAATGGTCGAAAGAGATAAGAATCATGCTTCCGTAGTGATTTGGTCATTAGGTAACGAATCTGGATTTGGTTCCAATCATCAAGCGATGGCTGACTGGGTTAGAGAAAATGATCCTACTCGGCTCTTACACTACGAGGGAGAAACAAGGGACATACTTGAACGAACGAACAATGAGCCACAGGAATTAAATAGAACTGCAGATATGTTTTCCACAATGTATACCGATGTAGATACGATGGAGAAATTAGGGAAGCGAACTGACTTAGCTCAACCACATATTTTATGCGAATATGCACACGCGATGGGGAACGGTCCTGGAGCCTTTAAAGAGTATGTTGAGTTATTTTACAAGTATCCAAGACTTCAAGGTGGATTTGTATGGGAGTGGATTGATCACGGAATTAAGATCGATAGACCGGATGGCAAAGAAGCCTATGCCTATGGTGGTGATTTTGGTGAAAAACCCCATGATTCTAATTTTGTGATCGACGGATTAGTCATGCCCGATAGAACACCATCGCCAGCGCTATTAGACTATAAAAAAGCCATTGAACCGATTCATGTTCGAGCTATTGATCTTGAAAATGGCCAATTTGAAATCGAGAATCGTTACGATTTTATTGATCTTTCAGCAGTCTATGGCGTTTGGGAAATTCAGACTCAAGGCGAAACCATTTCAAAAGGAGAACTAGACATTTCTACTATTAGTGCATCATCAAGTAGAACAGTGGACATTCCTTTCTCTTTAGAAGAAATTGACAAAGATAGCCATCTCACAATAAGGTTTCTACAAAAATATCCAACGGAATGGGCAGAAGCGGGACACGAAATCGCTTGGGAACAATTTGAAGTAGGAAATCGTGAACCGAAAAAGGTAATGCTTAGTCCTAAAGAATCAGTCACTTTAGCCGATGAAGAAAGCAAAATCTCAGTATCAGGAGATCAGTTCGCATGGATACTTGATAAGTTGACCGGTCGAATCAGTCAATATAAAGTTTCTGGAGAAGTCATTATACAGAATGGACCAAAACATAATTATTGGAGAGCACTTACAGATAATGATCGTTTAGGGCTCGAAGAATTTGGAACATCTCCAGTGGCTGACACTTGGAAAGAAGCTGGCGTGGATTTAATTCAAGAACGGATTAATGAAGTGAAAATTGTTAGTAAAGAACAGCAATTGCCAGTAATCATAGAAGTTCAGTCTAATTTGGCACCCGCTGTTTACAATTGGGGTTTCAATGTATTAACAACATATCGTGTTTCTAATGATGGTTCGTTTGAAGTTTCGGTTAAAGCTACAAAATATGGCGAGGGGAGTGAAACATTGCCTAAAGTCGGCATGCAAATGAAGCTTTCAGATCAGTTCAATCAAGTGAAATGGCTTGGGAATGGTCCAGGTGAATCTTATTCAGATGTACAGTTAGCTGCAAAGAATGGCGTCTACGAAAAATCAGTAGATGACTTATTTACTCCATATATCATGCCTCAAGAAAATGGAAACCGATCAGAAATCAGATGGGTTGAAATCAAAAATAATAGAGGGAATGGAATCAAAGTTACTGGAGAACGATTCAATTTCAGTTTGAGAGCTTATTCAACTGAACAACTTGGTGAAAAACGCAATAATGTAGAGCTTGAAAAAGAATCTTTACTGGAATTAAATATCGATCACCAGCTAAACGGTATTGGATCTGCAAGTTGTGGCCCAGGAGTTCTAAGACGTTATCAATTATTCAATCAGTCTTACCAATACAATTATAGAATTAGTCCAATATAAAAAATAGAATAATGGAGGAATACACATGTTTAATAAAAAAACTGCTTTAACATTGAGTGCTTCAGCATTACTAGTCCTAACAGCTTGTGGTGGCGGAAACGATACAGAAGAAGGCGATGAGTTAGAAGGCGCTACTGGAGAGCCAAACCAACTAACCGTATGGACTTGGGATCCGAACTTTAACGTTCGTGCACTTGAAATTGCTGAAGAGCACTACAAAGAAGATAACCCAGAATTCGAATTGAATATTGTTGAAAACTCACAAGATGATGTTATCCAAAGATTGAATACTAGTTTAAGTTCTGGAGTAGAAACAGGATTACCAAACATTGTTTTTATTGAAGATTATCGTGCACAAAGTTTCCTTAACTCTTATCCTGGTTCATTCGTACCTCTAGAAGAGTATTATAATGTTGAGGATTTTGCAGATTATAAAACAAAAGCTGGAACGTACGAAGATGAAGTATACAATGTTCCTTTCGATAGTGGAGTAACTGGATTATACGTTAGAACAGATATTCTTGAAGAAGCAGGATACACACTTGAAGACGTTACAGACATTACTTGGGACGAATATGTTGAAATTGGTAAAGATGTAACAGAAAAGACAGGTATCAAATGGATGACAAATGACCACAATGATTTAGGAATCATTCGTGTCATGATGCAATCTAGTGGGGTATGGCTAACAGAAGAAGACGGTCAAACTCCATACATTACTGAAAATGAATCATTAAGATTAGGTTTTGAAACGTATAAAGAGTTATTTGAATCTGGCGCTATGAATGTTCATAATGACTGGGATCAGTTTTTACAAGCCTTTAATAACGGTGAAGTAGCGACTGTTCCAACAGGTAACTGGATCACGCCTTCTATCACAGCAGAAGAATCTCAATCTGGAGACTGGGCTATTGCACCGATTCCTCGTCAAACAATTGAAGGTTCAGTTAACGCTTCAAACTTAGGTGGATCTTCCATTTATGTGTTGAATATCGATAACAACGAACAAGCTGGAGAATTCCTTGGTGCTACATTTGGATCAGATGTTGACTTCTATCAAGATTTAGCAACTGAGATTAATGCTATTGCTGCTTATGAACCAGCTGCTGAAGGTGAAGCTTATCAAGTAGAAAGCGAATTTTTCGGTGGTCAAATGGTTAATAGTGATTTTGCTGAATGGACACAAGAAATTCCAGAAGTGGAATTTGGTGAAAATACTTATGCGATTGAAGATATTCTAGCAGTTGCGTTACAAGATTATCTTAATGGAGCAGATCTGAATGACGTGTTGGAGAGTGCGCAGCAACAAGCTGAATCTTCACTGTAGCACAAGGATTATTAAGAGACAGACTCCTTTCAATGCATGATACGAAAGGGGTCTGAATCTTTTTAGAGGAGGAACAACGATGACGAAACAACCACCAGTTAAAAAGAAAAAATTAGGTAAATTAGAAAAGAAACGTAAAATCATGAGTTGGGCATTTGTAATTATCCCTACTTTTTTCATTGTCGTATTTTATTTCTACCCAATGATACAATCACTCTGGTTATCCCTTCATTCTGGTGCAGGTATTGGTCTAGAGTTTGTTGGTATAGAGAACTATAAGAGACTATTTAACGATCAAGCCTTTCTAACAGCAGTGAAGAATACCTTTATCTTCTTTATTTTTCAAATTCCAGTAATGATTTTCTTGGCGTTAATCTTTTCAGTTGTATTGAATAATAAGGCGTTGCGATTTAAAGGGCTATTTAGAACACTGGTCTTCTTGCCCTCGATCACTTCTCTTGTTGCTTATTCATTGATTTTCAAGTATCTATTCGCAAACAATGGTATTGTCAATCAAGTGTTGATGTTTCTAAATCTGATTAATGACCCAATCTTGTGGTTAGGAGATCCGTTCTGGGCAAAAGTGTTAATTGTCATTGCGATTACTTGGAGATGGACTGGATATAATATGATTTTCTACTTATCTGCTTTACAAAATGTAGATCCTAGTATTTATGAAGCAGCAAGAATCGATGGTGCGTCTTCATTCCAACAGTTCTTCAAAATTACTATCCCGATGTTACGTCCAGTAATCCTGTTTACTTCTATTACGTCAACAATTGGTACGTTACAATTATTCGATGAGCCAATGAACTTAACCGGTGGTGGACCAGGTAATGCCACAACAACTATTTCTCAGTATATTTATAATCTATCTTTCCAATACACACCAAATTTTGGATACGCAGCGGCTGTTTCGTATAGTATCGTATTCTTCGTTATTGTCTTAACGATTATTCAATTCAGATTGGGGAGAGAGAAAAAATGAAAAATCAAATCTTAATGAAAAAAATTCTGATGTATGCTTTTATTATCGTCACATGTATTATGTTTTTCTTTCCATTCTACTTCCTAATGGTCAGTGTCACCAATCCTTCTATTGATGTAACAAGAGGTCAGTTGCTCCCAGGAACTCATTTCATGGAAAACTTAAGAACAGTTTTTGAAACAACAGATATTGTGAATGCAATTGGAAATTCTTCTCTCGTAGCTATTGGTCAAACTTTCATTGCGATCTTCATTTCTTCACTAGCAGGTTATGGATTTGAAGTTCACCCATCTAAAGGAAAAGAAATTGTCTATACGTTGATTTTGGGATCAATGATGATTCCTTTTGCAGCGTTGATGGTTCCATTATTCAGACTTTTTGGAATGATTTCTAATGTTGCACCAAGTATCGGTATCGATACACTGGCTGGGGTTATGCTACCATACTTCTCAACGGCTTTTCTGATTTTCTTCTTTAGACAAAACGCAAAAATGTTTTCAAAAGAGCTTTTAGAAGCAGGAAGAATTGATGGCTTGTCTGAGCTTGGTCTTTTCCTTAGAGTCTTTATGCCAACAATGAAAACCACTTATGCAGCAGCTGGTATTGTTACTTTTATGAACTCTTGGAACAATTATCTATGGCCTCTTGTAATCTTACAAAACCCTAAAAACTACACGGTTCCATTAGTTATTTCAGCTCTTGGATCAGGATATACACCAGATTACGGCGCAATCATGCTAGCTATTTTAATTACAACTATCCCAACAGCTCTGATTTTCTTCTTACTACAAAAATACTTTGTAGCTGGAATGATTGGATCTATTAAGTAGAGGAGCGATTTAATTAATGATTCATTTTAATGAGAAAAATCGAGTATTTAATTTATCGAACGCAGATATTAGTTATCAAATTTCAATTGAAGAACAACGCTTTTTAGCCCATCGGTATTTTGGAAAGAAACTAAGAGGGGATACATTTAGAGGAGATTATCCAATCATCGGTCGAGCTTTTGGAACGAATCCGATAGATGCAGAGCAACGTGCATTTTCTTTGAATCATCAGTTGCTAGAATACTCCGGGAATGATAACGGTGACTTCAGAGAATCCAGTTATCAAATTAATTTTTCAGACGGTTCTTATGTCAGTCAGTTTAATTATAAAGGCCATGAGATCATTGATGGAAAACCAGACCTTGACGGATTGCCACAATCGTTCACAGAAACTGATGAACAGGCGCAAACGTTGAAAATCACATTAGAAGATGCTGCTAATAAAGTTCAAATCATTTTAAATTATACGATTTTTTCTGATTATGGCGTTATTGTCAGATCAACTGAATTCGTCAACTTAAACTCAGAAAGTATCTTCTTGGATAAAGCACTCAGTATGTCGATGGACTTTTCACATTCTAAATTTGATTTGATTCAATTATCCGGATCTTGGGCAAGAGAGAGAGAACTCATTCGTCACAAATTAAATAGAGGCGTAACAAAGGCAGACTCTAAGAGAGGAACGACTAGCCACAATTATCAACCATTTGTGGCCTTAGTAGATCCGGATACTACGGAACATACTGGGGAAGTATTCGGTGTACATCTTGTTTACACGGGGGAATTCGTCAGCAATATTGAAGTAGATGAGTACAATCAGACTCGTGTCCAAATGGGTATTAATCCTGAACACTTTAACTGGGAAGTGAAATCAGGAGAAGTTTTTCAAACGCCTGAAACAGTGATGGTTTATAGCGCAGATGGATTGAATGGAATGAGTCAAGAGTATCACCGCTTTTATCAAAATCAACTGATTCGCTCTAAGTACAAAAAAGAAGAAAGGCCAGTACTCATCAACAACTGGGAAGCTACTTATTTTGATTTCAATGAAGAAAAGTTGCATGCTTTAATTGATGAAGCAGCTTTATCAGGTGTGGAATTATTCGTTTTAGATGATGGCTGGTTCGGTAAAAGAGATGACGATACGACATCGCTTGGTGACTGGAAAGAGTATAAAGAAAAACTTCCAAATGGCTTAAAAGGTTTATCTGATTATACTCATAATAAAGGGTTGAAATTTGGTCTATGGTTTGAACCAGAAATGATTTCTGAAGATAGCGATCTGTACCGGGAACATCCTGATTGGATTCTTGGTGCTAAAAACAGACAATCATCAGTCAGCAGAAATCAATATGTCTTAGATTTTAGTCGATCAGAAGTCAGAGAAAATGTATTGAATCAGATGAGAACCGTATTAAGCGACGTACCGATCGATTATATTAAATGGGATTTCAATCGAAATATGTCGGAGATTGGTTCCAGAAATGCTTCTGTAAGAGATGGTGAAATTTTACATCGCTACATCCTTGGATTGTACGAGGTGCTTGAAACCCTAACAACTGAGCACCCTGACATTTTATGGGAAAGTTGTTCTGGAGGCGGTGGAAGATACGATCCAGGCATGCTTTACTATATGCCACAAACTTGGACGAGCGATAACACGGATGCTGCTTCTAGACTGGATATTCAATATGGTACAAGTTTAGTCATGCCAATCAGTAGTATGGGTGCTCATGTTTCTGCTACGCCTAATCACCAAGTAGGTCGCTCAATTTCAATGGAAATGAGAGGGCATGCTGCTATGGCTGGAAATCTAGGCTATGAATTAGACCTTACAGAACTTTCTTCTGATGAGAAGTTTGAAGTGAAAGATCAAATTGAGTGGTACAAAAAACATAGAAAATTGATTCAGTACGGTCGCTTCTCTAGATTGATCAGTCCGTTTGATAAGAATCATAAAGCTGCTTGGATGTTTACAAATGAAGAACAGACACAAGCGGTCTTGTTCTTCTATCAAACAATGGCTAGAGCCAATGATTCATTTGATCAAATCAGGGTAGTGGGATTAAAACCAGACCAGAAATACCTTCTGAGTCATAACGGAGAAACCTATTATGGTGATGAATTAATGTATAGAGGGATTTATATTAACCACGATTTACATGGTGATTACCAAAGTAAAATGGTTGAAATCACGGCTGTAGATTAATTTTGAAAGACTTACCTTAGTTCAATTAGAGGTAAGTTTTTTTAAAAAAATAAGTGTCGATGTTAGCGATTTTTAAAAAGTAATAAAATCGTGGTGCTATTGCTTTGAATACAATTTCTGTTCTGTTAAAGTGAAACTGCAATAAAAATTGAAAGGGGTAATCATATGACAAAGTATGTATTTAGATCACCAAGCAGATATATCCAAGGCGCAGGTGTTATTGAAGAACTGGCTAAGGAAACAGAAGCAATTGGTAAACAACCC
Coding sequences within:
- a CDS encoding glycoside hydrolase family 2 TIM barrel-domain containing protein — translated: MNRYEHFKSQETIEINREPEHAYFFSYDNTESALTYQKKYTSKVKLLNGKWKFNYSEYPDGIPSSFHEETFDDSDWDYITVPSHWQMEGYGHPHYTNVQYPFPVAPPDIPSINPTGAYRKMITLSKDELSERTTLRFEGVESAFHVWVNGEFVGYGTGSRTASEFNISKYLVEGQNTLAVKVYKFSAQTYLEDQDMWWLSGIFRDVLLIRKPVLSIEDIKIQTDFDNKYIDSELSIDIRLTNQPESYTIRYTLLDQQNNVIASDSDKAVKAFKKILQIKEPRKWSAEDPYLYNLLIELIDDQGNIIDLIPNRVGFRKIELKDGLILINGQHIIFKGVNRHEFHPEHGRAVSVETMIEDLNMMKAHNINAIRTSHYPSHPVFYDLCDQYGFYVIDETDIETHGFVFIDDWSQLSKDAYWEAAYVDRIRRMVERDKNHASVVIWSLGNESGFGSNHQAMADWVRENDPTRLLHYEGETRDILERTNNEPQELNRTADMFSTMYTDVDTMEKLGKRTDLAQPHILCEYAHAMGNGPGAFKEYVELFYKYPRLQGGFVWEWIDHGIKIDRPDGKEAYAYGGDFGEKPHDSNFVIDGLVMPDRTPSPALLDYKKAIEPIHVRAIDLENGQFEIENRYDFIDLSAVYGVWEIQTQGETISKGELDISTISASSSRTVDIPFSLEEIDKDSHLTIRFLQKYPTEWAEAGHEIAWEQFEVGNREPKKVMLSPKESVTLADEESKISVSGDQFAWILDKLTGRISQYKVSGEVIIQNGPKHNYWRALTDNDRLGLEEFGTSPVADTWKEAGVDLIQERINEVKIVSKEQQLPVIIEVQSNLAPAVYNWGFNVLTTYRVSNDGSFEVSVKATKYGEGSETLPKVGMQMKLSDQFNQVKWLGNGPGESYSDVQLAAKNGVYEKSVDDLFTPYIMPQENGNRSEIRWVEIKNNRGNGIKVTGERFNFSLRAYSTEQLGEKRNNVELEKESLLELNIDHQLNGIGSASCGPGVLRRYQLFNQSYQYNYRISPI
- a CDS encoding ABC transporter substrate-binding protein — translated: MFNKKTALTLSASALLVLTACGGGNDTEEGDELEGATGEPNQLTVWTWDPNFNVRALEIAEEHYKEDNPEFELNIVENSQDDVIQRLNTSLSSGVETGLPNIVFIEDYRAQSFLNSYPGSFVPLEEYYNVEDFADYKTKAGTYEDEVYNVPFDSGVTGLYVRTDILEEAGYTLEDVTDITWDEYVEIGKDVTEKTGIKWMTNDHNDLGIIRVMMQSSGVWLTEEDGQTPYITENESLRLGFETYKELFESGAMNVHNDWDQFLQAFNNGEVATVPTGNWITPSITAEESQSGDWAIAPIPRQTIEGSVNASNLGGSSIYVLNIDNNEQAGEFLGATFGSDVDFYQDLATEINAIAAYEPAAEGEAYQVESEFFGGQMVNSDFAEWTQEIPEVEFGENTYAIEDILAVALQDYLNGADLNDVLESAQQQAESSL
- a CDS encoding carbohydrate ABC transporter permease; translated protein: MTKQPPVKKKKLGKLEKKRKIMSWAFVIIPTFFIVVFYFYPMIQSLWLSLHSGAGIGLEFVGIENYKRLFNDQAFLTAVKNTFIFFIFQIPVMIFLALIFSVVLNNKALRFKGLFRTLVFLPSITSLVAYSLIFKYLFANNGIVNQVLMFLNLINDPILWLGDPFWAKVLIVIAITWRWTGYNMIFYLSALQNVDPSIYEAARIDGASSFQQFFKITIPMLRPVILFTSITSTIGTLQLFDEPMNLTGGGPGNATTTISQYIYNLSFQYTPNFGYAAAVSYSIVFFVIVLTIIQFRLGREKK
- a CDS encoding carbohydrate ABC transporter permease, producing the protein MKNQILMKKILMYAFIIVTCIMFFFPFYFLMVSVTNPSIDVTRGQLLPGTHFMENLRTVFETTDIVNAIGNSSLVAIGQTFIAIFISSLAGYGFEVHPSKGKEIVYTLILGSMMIPFAALMVPLFRLFGMISNVAPSIGIDTLAGVMLPYFSTAFLIFFFRQNAKMFSKELLEAGRIDGLSELGLFLRVFMPTMKTTYAAAGIVTFMNSWNNYLWPLVILQNPKNYTVPLVISALGSGYTPDYGAIMLAILITTIPTALIFFLLQKYFVAGMIGSIK
- a CDS encoding alpha-galactosidase, translating into MIHFNEKNRVFNLSNADISYQISIEEQRFLAHRYFGKKLRGDTFRGDYPIIGRAFGTNPIDAEQRAFSLNHQLLEYSGNDNGDFRESSYQINFSDGSYVSQFNYKGHEIIDGKPDLDGLPQSFTETDEQAQTLKITLEDAANKVQIILNYTIFSDYGVIVRSTEFVNLNSESIFLDKALSMSMDFSHSKFDLIQLSGSWARERELIRHKLNRGVTKADSKRGTTSHNYQPFVALVDPDTTEHTGEVFGVHLVYTGEFVSNIEVDEYNQTRVQMGINPEHFNWEVKSGEVFQTPETVMVYSADGLNGMSQEYHRFYQNQLIRSKYKKEERPVLINNWEATYFDFNEEKLHALIDEAALSGVELFVLDDGWFGKRDDDTTSLGDWKEYKEKLPNGLKGLSDYTHNKGLKFGLWFEPEMISEDSDLYREHPDWILGAKNRQSSVSRNQYVLDFSRSEVRENVLNQMRTVLSDVPIDYIKWDFNRNMSEIGSRNASVRDGEILHRYILGLYEVLETLTTEHPDILWESCSGGGGRYDPGMLYYMPQTWTSDNTDAASRLDIQYGTSLVMPISSMGAHVSATPNHQVGRSISMEMRGHAAMAGNLGYELDLTELSSDEKFEVKDQIEWYKKHRKLIQYGRFSRLISPFDKNHKAAWMFTNEEQTQAVLFFYQTMARANDSFDQIRVVGLKPDQKYLLSHNGETYYGDELMYRGIYINHDLHGDYQSKMVEITAVD